In a single window of the Renibacterium salmoninarum ATCC 33209 genome:
- a CDS encoding ClpP family protease — MTERANSEFAAPQMATVSPGGQDDYVYNRLLKQRTIWLGSEVRDDNANLICSQLLLLASEDQDKEIYLYINSPGGSVTAGMAIYDTMQFIPNDVVTVATGLAASMGQFLLSSGAKGKRYATPNARILMHQPSGGIGGTASDIKIQAELILHMKKVMAELTAEQTGQTVEQILKDNDRDKWFTAEEALAYGFFDKISAHAGSVAGGGGTNAK; from the coding sequence ATGACTGAACGGGCAAACTCAGAATTTGCAGCACCGCAGATGGCCACCGTAAGTCCGGGTGGTCAGGACGATTACGTCTACAACCGGTTGCTCAAGCAGCGCACTATTTGGCTCGGTTCAGAAGTCCGGGACGACAATGCGAACCTGATCTGTTCCCAGCTCTTGCTCTTGGCATCTGAAGATCAAGACAAGGAAATTTATCTCTACATCAACTCTCCCGGCGGTTCAGTAACTGCGGGGATGGCCATCTACGACACGATGCAGTTCATCCCCAACGATGTAGTCACTGTTGCGACCGGCCTGGCGGCTTCGATGGGGCAGTTCTTGCTTTCCTCGGGCGCGAAGGGCAAGCGGTACGCAACGCCCAACGCGCGTATCCTGATGCACCAGCCTTCTGGCGGAATTGGCGGCACGGCCTCTGATATCAAGATCCAAGCAGAACTGATCTTGCACATGAAGAAGGTCATGGCTGAGCTGACAGCGGAACAAACCGGTCAGACTGTGGAACAAATCCTCAAAGACAACGACCGCGATAAGTGGTTTACCGCAGAAGAAGCCTTGGCTTATGGATTCTTCGACAAGATCAGCGCACACGCGGGCTCGGTTGCCGGCGGCGGCGGAACTAACGCGAAGTAA
- the tig gene encoding trigger factor, whose amino-acid sequence MKSAVENLSPTRVKLDVEVPFEELQPSIAEAYKTIAEQVQIPGFRKGKFPNRLIDQRVGRGYVLETAINEGLNGWYQNAVAETGLRPLSRPEVEITEVPDPAATDGELKFKVEVDVRPEVELPDYAGITVEVAPAEQSDEDRQKALDDLRGRFGTLKPADRPAAKDDFITIDINAKIADEDVDSATGLSYQVGAGTMLEGLDEAVEGLSTDEEAIFDTKLVGGEHAGEAAQVTVKLTAVKVRELPEADDDFAQLASEFDTIAELREDLVKQVNQSKTVEQGVEARDKVMEKLVELIEVPIPESVIEEQLEQHFDPANAHGEEDHDTEEHRVEVRENTERAFKNEIILDAVADKEEISVSQAELIDYIVNSASQYGMDPNQFAQMLDQSGQVPMVVSEVRRRKALAHVLGLATVTDTEGAAVDLSDFVKPAVDPELEAALNEAAGVTGEDDDTEAEEERVTVSADDPGAARF is encoded by the coding sequence GTGAAAAGCGCTGTCGAAAACCTCTCACCCACCAGGGTCAAGCTTGACGTTGAGGTTCCTTTCGAGGAACTGCAGCCGAGCATTGCCGAGGCTTATAAAACCATCGCGGAGCAGGTTCAAATCCCGGGCTTCCGCAAGGGAAAATTTCCTAACCGTCTGATTGATCAGCGCGTGGGACGTGGCTACGTTCTGGAAACTGCAATTAACGAAGGCCTCAATGGCTGGTACCAAAACGCAGTTGCTGAAACGGGTTTGCGCCCGCTGTCTCGTCCTGAGGTCGAGATCACCGAGGTTCCGGACCCGGCAGCTACCGACGGCGAACTGAAGTTCAAGGTCGAGGTTGACGTTCGTCCCGAGGTTGAATTGCCTGATTACGCTGGCATTACCGTCGAGGTTGCACCGGCCGAGCAGTCCGATGAGGATCGGCAGAAGGCGCTTGACGATCTGCGCGGCCGCTTCGGTACGCTCAAGCCTGCGGATCGCCCGGCAGCTAAAGATGACTTCATCACAATCGACATCAACGCGAAGATCGCCGATGAAGACGTCGATTCGGCCACTGGCTTGTCCTACCAAGTAGGTGCAGGAACCATGCTGGAAGGTCTCGACGAAGCCGTTGAGGGCCTGAGTACTGACGAAGAAGCAATTTTCGACACCAAGTTGGTTGGCGGCGAGCACGCTGGTGAAGCGGCTCAGGTTACGGTAAAACTGACTGCGGTCAAGGTTCGTGAACTTCCGGAAGCCGACGATGATTTCGCTCAGTTGGCAAGTGAGTTCGATACCATCGCTGAACTGCGTGAAGATCTAGTCAAGCAGGTCAACCAATCCAAGACGGTTGAGCAGGGCGTTGAGGCTCGCGACAAGGTAATGGAAAAACTTGTTGAACTGATCGAGGTTCCGATACCGGAGTCGGTCATCGAAGAACAGCTTGAACAGCACTTCGATCCCGCGAATGCACACGGCGAAGAAGATCACGACACCGAAGAGCATCGAGTTGAAGTTCGAGAGAACACCGAGCGTGCTTTCAAGAACGAAATCATTCTCGATGCGGTAGCGGACAAAGAGGAAATCTCTGTTTCGCAGGCTGAATTGATCGATTACATCGTGAACTCGGCCAGCCAGTACGGCATGGACCCGAACCAGTTCGCTCAGATGCTTGACCAGTCCGGTCAGGTTCCGATGGTGGTTTCTGAGGTTCGACGTCGTAAGGCTCTGGCTCACGTTCTTGGTCTAGCCACTGTGACCGACACCGAGGGCGCTGCCGTTGACTTGAGCGACTTCGTCAAGCCAGCCGTTGATCCAGAGCTGGAAGCCGCGCTCAATGAAGCTGCTGGCGTTACCGGCGAAGATGACGACACCGAGGCTGAAGAAGAGAGGGTTACCGTATCAGCAGATGACCCGGGTGCAGCCCGTTTCTAA
- a CDS encoding Fpg/Nei family DNA glycosylase, translating into MPEGHTIHRLATQLQDVFAQQKLNAMSPQGRFAAGAARIDGEILVAARAHGKQLFVQFSNQAILRVHLGLYGAWDFGGDATFRGASSIGAPRRLGERELASEDLPYKGPPEPIGAVRLRLVSQHGWADLRGPSACEVLTAAEARAIQAKLGPDPLNSGQEATLAGEAEFLRRVRSSARPVAVLLMAQNVVAGIGNVYRAELLFRAKINPMLSGKQLSITKARELWLDAVVLLNRGVTDGRIITTEPGDCDEPADVHYVYKRVGQPCFSCGTEIAGSVLAGRNLFFCPSCQLG; encoded by the coding sequence GTGCCGGAAGGTCACACTATTCATCGCTTAGCCACCCAGTTGCAGGACGTCTTCGCTCAACAAAAACTCAACGCTATGAGCCCGCAAGGTCGGTTTGCGGCTGGTGCCGCCAGAATTGATGGCGAGATTCTGGTAGCAGCCAGGGCGCACGGCAAGCAGCTTTTTGTTCAATTTAGCAATCAAGCCATTTTGCGCGTTCATCTAGGTTTATACGGAGCTTGGGACTTTGGCGGTGACGCGACCTTTCGGGGAGCGTCGAGCATCGGAGCCCCACGGCGGCTTGGCGAGCGGGAACTAGCATCTGAGGACCTGCCGTATAAAGGGCCACCGGAACCAATAGGTGCTGTACGGCTTCGACTGGTTTCGCAGCACGGCTGGGCGGATCTGCGCGGTCCAAGCGCCTGCGAGGTGCTCACAGCGGCTGAAGCACGCGCCATTCAAGCCAAGCTTGGACCAGATCCGTTGAATTCCGGCCAGGAGGCAACGCTGGCCGGCGAAGCAGAATTTCTGCGTAGGGTTCGCTCGAGTGCAAGACCGGTAGCAGTGCTGCTGATGGCCCAGAACGTTGTAGCAGGGATCGGCAATGTGTATCGCGCGGAATTGCTCTTCCGGGCCAAAATTAACCCGATGCTCAGCGGTAAGCAGCTCAGCATTACCAAAGCGCGAGAGCTGTGGCTCGACGCCGTCGTGCTTTTGAACCGAGGCGTGACGGATGGCCGAATCATCACTACCGAGCCTGGAGATTGTGACGAACCAGCGGATGTGCACTATGTATACAAACGGGTCGGCCAACCATGTTTCAGCTGCGGAACTGAGATTGCGGGTTCGGTCTTAGCCGGCCGCAACCTGTTTTTTTGCCCAAGCTGCCAGCTCGGCTAG
- a CDS encoding SdrD B-like domain-containing protein, producing MQPEVQKPPATDVSAKFDEATPSASAAETPASIAGFVFDDKNGNGDPDPGEPGIAGSRVLPIDRQGNAALDTKKNPVAEQLTDDNGRYHFPDLAPGSYVVKTVLPVSDTYTTPEYTDPGDERYKGIINFLDVKAGETGKINYPALLGDVAFGGVYFEDLNRNGVLDLGEPTVAGVKTLLYASKQVGDSATDVAGRGLPWQVSNADGFYGFKYLAPDACWVTALAPTGYEFNQAAQGSYISLLSPVSAQAKLTLGSPSKVENVNFALVKARTPVALGLLFEDKNGDGIRNEVESGLPGVEVNVLDSSGSPFMDFQTTTGADGSFSFSGLPVGYYQFGFFLGRSEVLTTEPGSVSTAKFEVPVQGQATVREVGVKRFATIQGSYFIDDNGNGKRDPGEAGANSPDYDVRTGPDQPWSRVNASSFTDIYFYQDLRVATTYQFRFRLPAGYEFSPQCIDPSTGKPGSDADVNGVTPVFSLNSGQDLKMNVGIFKQGSQVLGCGSVDMVPASAVLANTGAAGTIIGFAVGGGLLVAGAASVFFARRRREA from the coding sequence ATGCAACCTGAAGTTCAGAAGCCGCCGGCTACTGATGTTTCGGCGAAGTTTGATGAGGCCACGCCGAGCGCCAGCGCTGCGGAAACACCAGCATCGATTGCCGGATTTGTCTTTGATGACAAAAATGGAAATGGCGATCCTGATCCTGGAGAGCCAGGAATCGCAGGGTCGAGAGTTTTGCCTATCGATCGCCAGGGGAATGCGGCACTCGACACTAAAAAGAATCCAGTTGCTGAGCAACTAACTGATGACAATGGCAGGTACCACTTTCCAGACTTAGCGCCAGGCAGTTACGTCGTGAAAACCGTGTTGCCGGTCAGCGACACCTATACCACTCCGGAATATACGGATCCTGGCGATGAGCGCTACAAGGGCATCATTAATTTCCTGGACGTCAAGGCTGGTGAAACAGGAAAGATCAATTACCCAGCACTTCTGGGAGATGTGGCTTTCGGCGGTGTCTATTTTGAAGATTTGAACCGCAACGGTGTCTTGGACTTGGGTGAGCCAACTGTGGCAGGCGTGAAAACACTTTTATACGCGAGCAAACAGGTTGGTGATTCGGCAACTGATGTTGCTGGGCGAGGGTTGCCTTGGCAAGTTTCTAACGCAGACGGATTCTATGGCTTCAAATACCTGGCTCCTGACGCTTGTTGGGTAACTGCCTTAGCGCCGACCGGGTATGAATTCAATCAAGCGGCTCAAGGCAGCTACATTAGCCTTCTTAGTCCGGTCTCTGCCCAGGCAAAACTGACACTCGGTTCGCCCAGCAAGGTCGAAAATGTAAATTTCGCGTTGGTGAAGGCCAGGACACCTGTCGCCTTGGGTCTGCTATTTGAAGATAAAAATGGTGATGGTATTCGAAACGAGGTCGAGAGTGGCCTTCCCGGTGTCGAAGTTAATGTGCTTGATTCGAGCGGGAGCCCTTTTATGGATTTCCAAACGACCACCGGGGCGGATGGAAGTTTTTCCTTCTCGGGCCTGCCAGTTGGGTATTATCAATTTGGATTTTTTCTAGGTCGTTCTGAGGTCCTGACCACCGAACCTGGGTCCGTTTCTACGGCTAAGTTTGAAGTTCCAGTCCAAGGTCAAGCGACGGTGCGGGAAGTCGGCGTAAAGAGGTTTGCAACGATCCAGGGAAGCTACTTCATTGATGACAACGGGAATGGGAAACGCGATCCGGGGGAAGCCGGCGCTAATTCGCCGGACTACGACGTTCGGACCGGACCTGACCAGCCCTGGAGCCGCGTAAATGCGTCGTCATTTACCGATATCTATTTCTACCAAGATCTAAGGGTCGCCACTACTTACCAGTTTCGGTTTCGTTTACCTGCTGGCTATGAATTTTCGCCGCAGTGTATTGACCCAAGTACAGGTAAGCCAGGTTCCGACGCGGATGTGAACGGAGTGACACCGGTGTTCAGTTTGAACTCGGGGCAAGATTTGAAAATGAACGTTGGCATCTTCAAACAGGGTTCTCAGGTGCTGGGATGCGGCTCGGTCGATATGGTTCCGGCGTCGGCGGTATTGGCCAATACCGGGGCAGCCGGAACAATCATCGGATTCGCTGTTGGCGGCGGTCTGTTGGTTGCTGGTGCAGCATCAGTTTTCTTCGCTCGGCGGCGTCGAGAAGCATGA
- a CDS encoding ribose-5-phosphate isomerase, translated as MSTPRVHIATDHAGLELSAHLISHLGDRGYEVIDHGPSSYDPEDDYPAFCIHAAQAAMADTKAGVFALGIVLGGSGNGEQIAANKVEGIRAALVWNLETAKLAREHNDANVVAVGGRQHSVDEATGLIEAFLAEPFSDGERHVRRIGKIAHFEQTGQVQD; from the coding sequence ATGTCTACCCCCCGCGTTCACATTGCCACTGATCACGCCGGCCTTGAGCTTAGCGCTCACCTGATTTCGCATCTTGGCGATCGCGGCTATGAAGTGATTGATCACGGACCAAGTTCCTACGACCCGGAGGACGACTACCCGGCGTTTTGTATCCATGCGGCGCAGGCAGCGATGGCGGACACTAAAGCTGGTGTTTTCGCATTAGGAATTGTTCTGGGTGGCTCTGGAAATGGTGAACAGATTGCGGCTAACAAGGTCGAAGGCATCCGAGCGGCGCTTGTTTGGAACCTAGAGACCGCAAAGCTGGCCCGCGAACATAATGATGCAAATGTGGTCGCAGTTGGTGGGCGTCAACACAGCGTCGATGAAGCAACTGGCCTCATCGAAGCGTTCCTTGCGGAGCCGTTTAGCGATGGTGAGCGGCATGTGCGGCGCATCGGCAAAATCGCTCATTTCGAACAAACCGGTCAGGTCCAAGACTAG
- a CDS encoding aspartate dehydrogenase domain-containing protein, translating into MVHSVAIIGDGAISRRLRGHLASDAAFDVVAVLSRQSSGALSPDVYAALAGAETVVEAAGIDAVAEFGPTVIAHGNDFLISSIGALANQDLRMKLSAGPGRHFPTIGAIGGLDLLQAASASGGLENVTLQTRKLPRALLQSWMSANEQTQLREATAPIRLFNGSPEQAVGKFPASLNVAFALSLAVGPKVSVEIELLADPAAVLTEHRISASGSAGEYQFLIRNEPDPEQPRSSGLTARSLYSGLRRLAQPNGMFI; encoded by the coding sequence ATGGTTCATTCTGTTGCGATCATCGGTGACGGTGCGATTTCCAGAAGACTGCGCGGTCACCTTGCCTCGGACGCCGCGTTCGACGTCGTTGCGGTACTTAGCCGCCAGTCTTCAGGCGCCCTTTCGCCGGATGTTTATGCCGCGTTAGCTGGCGCGGAAACAGTAGTGGAAGCGGCCGGCATCGACGCGGTTGCTGAGTTCGGTCCGACGGTCATCGCTCACGGTAACGACTTTCTCATTAGCTCGATTGGCGCGCTGGCGAACCAAGATTTACGCATGAAACTTTCGGCAGGTCCCGGGCGACATTTTCCGACGATCGGCGCGATTGGCGGCTTAGATTTGTTACAGGCTGCCTCTGCCTCGGGTGGTCTCGAAAACGTCACCTTGCAGACACGTAAATTGCCGCGTGCCTTACTTCAGAGCTGGATGAGCGCCAATGAACAGACACAACTACGTGAGGCAACGGCGCCTATTCGGCTCTTCAACGGATCTCCCGAACAGGCTGTGGGTAAATTTCCTGCTTCGCTCAATGTGGCTTTCGCCTTATCGCTTGCGGTTGGCCCAAAAGTCTCGGTAGAAATTGAACTGCTGGCCGATCCTGCCGCAGTGTTGACTGAGCATCGAATTTCGGCCTCGGGCAGCGCCGGTGAGTATCAGTTTCTTATTCGAAATGAGCCAGATCCGGAGCAGCCGCGCAGCAGCGGACTGACGGCGCGTTCGCTCTATTCAGGGCTTCGTCGATTAGCTCAGCCGAATGGGATGTTTATCTGA